Proteins encoded together in one Rhizobacter sp. J219 window:
- a CDS encoding SagB family peptide dehydrogenase — protein MPKLLWVGLPLLVAAALLAVQVLRGRAPSRHAVNVVASMLLLVYVATTAGLGIYWVANQQLPVFDWHYLFGYGTVLLVALHLVFNLPIVWRFFARRRGAPAAGAKASGSPGARRKLLAAIGVAAATGAAFVLGLRGGRSELEIGLPGSATGPSAGDSALALIERFHAVSSHSRAGVFTRAPTVDWGDAPPPFKPAGANPLRLPPPGVARATPFDLGALADILWHTVGVTESRGGLHLRASPSSGALFSTELYVAVRSLPGLAPGLWHYDPQSHALSPLREAAAGALVDASADGPLRAAPVLVVATAVFRRTGRKYGDRSYRYLLADLGHALENLRVAAGALGVATRFVAAFDEARTARALGVDESEEGVLAMVALGPTTARTAALAAPIASTSPPRWAAALPAASGAALGVTAAVHAATSLRAAAAPSAIALPPASPAEADWLQVLARRRSVRRYAAAPLPLQALAGVLARMVVLEGPLLSSAVRVNLVVHHVAGLAPGAYRYEPARHALVPQRAPAASRSASRAAALDQDVIGDAAVVFVLSIDRAAFAADPLGPARGYRHAFIEAGLVGERVYLEAGARGLAACGVGAFYDDEASALVGLDPAQEWVVHFAALGVKP, from the coding sequence ATGCCCAAGCTGCTCTGGGTCGGCCTGCCGCTTCTGGTGGCGGCGGCGCTGCTCGCGGTGCAGGTGCTGCGCGGGCGGGCCCCGTCGCGGCATGCGGTCAACGTGGTGGCGAGCATGCTGCTGCTCGTCTACGTCGCGACCACGGCCGGGCTCGGCATCTACTGGGTCGCCAACCAGCAGCTGCCGGTCTTCGACTGGCACTACCTCTTCGGCTACGGCACGGTGCTGCTGGTGGCGCTGCATCTCGTGTTCAACCTGCCCATCGTGTGGCGCTTCTTCGCGCGTCGCCGAGGGGCACCCGCCGCCGGGGCAAAGGCGTCAGGCTCGCCGGGGGCGCGGCGCAAACTGCTGGCCGCGATCGGGGTGGCCGCGGCCACCGGTGCGGCCTTCGTGCTCGGCCTGCGCGGCGGCCGCAGCGAGCTCGAGATCGGGCTGCCGGGCAGTGCGACGGGCCCGTCGGCCGGCGACTCGGCGCTGGCGCTCATCGAACGTTTCCACGCCGTGTCGTCGCACTCGCGCGCGGGCGTCTTCACGCGGGCGCCGACGGTCGACTGGGGCGACGCGCCACCGCCGTTCAAGCCGGCCGGGGCCAATCCCCTGCGCCTGCCGCCCCCGGGCGTGGCGCGTGCCACGCCCTTCGACCTGGGCGCGCTGGCCGACATCCTCTGGCACACCGTGGGCGTCACCGAGAGCCGCGGCGGCCTTCATCTGCGCGCTTCGCCCTCGTCGGGCGCGCTGTTCTCGACCGAGCTGTATGTCGCGGTGCGCTCCCTGCCGGGCCTGGCCCCCGGCCTGTGGCACTACGACCCTCAGTCGCACGCGCTGTCGCCGCTGCGCGAAGCGGCGGCCGGTGCGCTGGTGGATGCGTCGGCCGACGGCCCGCTGCGTGCCGCGCCGGTGCTGGTCGTGGCCACCGCCGTGTTCCGCCGCACCGGGCGCAAGTACGGTGACCGCAGCTACCGCTACCTGCTGGCCGACCTGGGGCATGCCCTGGAGAACCTGCGCGTGGCGGCTGGCGCGCTCGGCGTGGCCACCCGTTTCGTCGCCGCGTTCGACGAGGCGCGAACGGCACGGGCCTTGGGGGTGGACGAGTCAGAAGAGGGCGTGCTCGCCATGGTGGCGCTCGGCCCCACGACGGCGCGCACGGCGGCGCTCGCGGCTCCGATCGCATCCACATCGCCGCCACGCTGGGCCGCCGCATTGCCGGCCGCCTCGGGCGCGGCGCTCGGCGTGACGGCGGCCGTGCATGCAGCCACCTCGCTGCGTGCGGCCGCCGCGCCATCGGCCATTGCGCTGCCCCCGGCCTCGCCTGCCGAGGCGGACTGGCTCCAGGTGCTCGCCCGGCGGCGCTCGGTGCGCCGATACGCCGCGGCACCGCTGCCGTTGCAGGCGCTGGCCGGCGTGCTCGCGCGCATGGTGGTGCTCGAGGGCCCGCTGCTGTCGAGCGCCGTGCGGGTGAATCTGGTGGTGCACCACGTGGCCGGCCTCGCGCCCGGCGCCTACCGCTACGAGCCGGCGCGCCATGCGCTCGTGCCGCAGCGTGCGCCGGCGGCCTCGCGCAGCGCGTCACGCGCCGCCGCGCTCGACCAGGACGTGATCGGCGATGCCGCAGTGGTGTTCGTGCTTTCGATCGACCGCGCGGCGTTTGCCGCCGACCCGCTCGGGCCGGCGCGCGGCTATCGGCACGCGTTCATCGAGGCGGGCCTGGTCGGCGAGCGGGTCTACCTCGAGGCCGGCGCGCGTGGCCTCGCAGCCTGTGGCGTCGGCGCTTTCTACGACGACGAGGCGTCAGCGCTCGTCGGGCTCGACCCGGCGCAGGAATGGGTGGTGCACTTCGCGGCGCTGGGCGTTAAGCCGTAG
- a CDS encoding helix-turn-helix domain-containing protein: MNARLSIGLVARQTGCTVPSIRYYEEIGLLPPAGRTEAGQRHYDAHTVRRLGFIRRCRDFGFSIEQVRELVGLVDAPDRPCNEVREVAATHLAQVRRKLDELKALEASLAAFVGSCDAACAGGPSVDCTILEDLASPADPAHRPQAGSCCTP; encoded by the coding sequence ATGAACGCCAGACTCTCCATCGGCCTCGTCGCCCGCCAGACCGGCTGCACCGTGCCGAGCATCCGCTACTACGAAGAGATCGGCCTGCTCCCACCGGCCGGCCGCACCGAGGCCGGCCAGCGCCATTACGACGCGCACACCGTGCGCCGACTCGGCTTCATCCGCCGTTGCCGCGACTTCGGTTTTTCCATCGAGCAGGTGCGGGAGCTGGTGGGCCTGGTCGACGCGCCCGATCGACCCTGCAACGAGGTGCGCGAGGTCGCGGCGACGCACCTCGCGCAGGTGCGTCGCAAGCTCGACGAGCTGAAGGCGCTCGAAGCCAGCCTCGCCGCCTTCGTCGGCAGCTGCGACGCAGCCTGCGCGGGCGGGCCTTCGGTCGACTGCACGATCCTCGAAGACCTGGCCTCGCCGGCCGACCCGGCACACCGCCCGCAGGCCGGCAGCTGCTGCACGCCCTAG
- a CDS encoding DUF3703 domain-containing protein: MSLFGIRIRPHVEAELHSARQAESRGDAAAAFAHLERAHVLGQASTVQHVRVHGHMLAWALRHRRRRETWGQMLRIVGAATKTVLWVPVGNTGGANVSAFKPMPIADELQRVITAARR, from the coding sequence ATGAGCCTCTTCGGCATACGGATCCGCCCCCATGTGGAGGCTGAACTCCACAGCGCCCGGCAGGCCGAGTCGCGCGGCGATGCGGCGGCGGCGTTCGCCCACCTGGAGCGGGCGCATGTGCTGGGCCAGGCCTCGACGGTTCAGCATGTGCGGGTCCACGGCCACATGCTCGCCTGGGCGCTGCGCCACCGCCGCCGGCGCGAGACCTGGGGGCAGATGCTGCGCATCGTGGGTGCGGCGACGAAGACGGTGCTCTGGGTGCCGGTGGGCAACACCGGCGGCGCGAACGTGAGCGCGTTCAAGCCCATGCCGATCGCCGACGAGCTGCAGCGGGTGATCACGGCCGCGCGGCGCTGA
- a CDS encoding cation transporter, with the protein MSDHCCSAASCSAEPPADPRFRKALWVALVLNALMFVVELGASWSSGSVSLMADSIDFFGDAANYAISLAVLGMGLAARSRAAIFKAACMGAFGVFVLGRAAWSAHAGAAPEPATMGAVGLLALAVNTGVAVMLYRFRGGDANMRSVWICSRNDAIGNLAVIAAALGVFGTGSAWPDLAVAAIMAVLALSGASSVLRQARAELRPANP; encoded by the coding sequence TCGCAAGGCGCTGTGGGTGGCACTCGTGCTCAATGCGCTGATGTTCGTGGTCGAGCTGGGGGCGTCGTGGTCGTCGGGGTCGGTGTCGCTGATGGCCGACTCGATCGACTTCTTCGGCGATGCTGCCAACTACGCCATCAGCCTGGCCGTGCTCGGCATGGGCCTGGCGGCGCGTTCGCGTGCGGCGATCTTCAAGGCGGCCTGCATGGGTGCCTTCGGAGTCTTCGTGCTGGGCCGCGCCGCCTGGAGCGCGCACGCCGGCGCGGCACCCGAGCCCGCCACGATGGGCGCGGTGGGCCTGCTGGCGCTGGCGGTGAACACCGGGGTGGCGGTGATGCTCTACCGCTTCCGCGGTGGCGACGCCAACATGCGCTCGGTGTGGATCTGCTCGCGCAACGACGCGATCGGCAACCTCGCGGTGATCGCCGCGGCACTCGGCGTGTTCGGCACCGGCAGCGCCTGGCCCGACCTCGCGGTGGCCGCGATCATGGCCGTGCTGGCCTTGTCGGGCGCGAGCAGCGTGTTGAGGCAGGCGCGTGCCGAGCTGCGGCCGGCCAACCCCTGA